A stretch of Malus sylvestris chromosome 11, drMalSylv7.2, whole genome shotgun sequence DNA encodes these proteins:
- the LOC126589510 gene encoding methyl-CpG-binding domain-containing protein 4-like: MDGRETTKTSSSKKPNIGTSSIDVYAAQCAECKKWRVIHSEEEFEEIRSKISTQPFYCNKKSGVTCDDVADIEYNATRTWVIDKPDLPKTPEGFKRHLVVRKDYSKLDAYYITPKGKRLRSQNQVAAFLKENPMFEGISASDFDFAAPKVMEDTVPEIFGKKGSDSSRKKIKKKKNEDQSAVITGKEDVE, encoded by the exons ATGGACGGCCGAGAAACGACTAAAACGTCGTCGTCCAAG AAACCAAATATAGGGACAAGTTCGATTGATGTATATGCTGCACAATGTGCAGAGTGCAAGAAATGGAGAGTGATTCATTCAGAAGAAGAGTTTGAGGAAATCAGGAGCAAAATCAGTACGCAACCCTTTTATTGCAACAAGAAATCTGGTGTGACTTGTGACGATGTTGCCGATATTGAGTACAATGCTACTAGGACCTGGGTCATTGATAAGCCTGACCTTCCGAAGACCCCAGAAGGTTTCAAGAGGCACTTGGTGGTTAGAAAAGATTATTCCAAACTGGATGCgtattatattacacccaaggGGAAAAGATTGAGATCACAAAATCAGGTGGCAGCgtttttaaaagaaaacccCATGTTTGAAGGCATATCCGCTTCAGATTTCGACTTCGCAGCCCCAAAGGTAATGGAAGACACCGTTCCTGAGATATTTGGTAAAAAGGGTTCTGATAGCAGccgcaaaaaaattaaaaagaaaaagaatgaggATCAAAGTGCTGTTATCACTGGTAAAGAAGATGTTGAGTAG
- the LOC126590153 gene encoding putative E3 ubiquitin-protein ligase RF298 isoform X2: MVNSGNRKGRGASLGTGSKNKRKLADPSPENATKPGSPLTVTSQSELPSEECQKLSDNESAEAGVVQPKEEVEVGDFECADWDDPIVCQLEELLLSYLQAIFRSAIKQVAEHGYSEEVAERAVSRGGLYIGGKDPLENIVSDTLEFLKTEKDIDASNDQFVNLQHLVEYTMLEMISVVREVRPLLSVAEAMWWLLICDLNILLACTSEGDPFSALGFEESSDSSSPQLSLKADEANSSKPPPAHAQKNPPETLKFGSFRKHSHAPEETSTSEEKSGALKGRTKKELAALRKKSYHMDRNYSAYGKRGGFKSGKVTIGGFVLEKRLKPPSEIPGEQATVASSKSSAKAGATIPSSDGRHHASTKISSASLATGGTVTLPISYLQPADPKLSQKSCLEKKSGPKAKTPASPKNHDCCAGLPCDDKSLGKDIPRDEIDELFLKAVPQLKDLVPLDYCAGIPYDKSLGKYVVQDEKDELILNLVPRLEELQNKLESWTNWANEKVMQVSHRLGKERPELKILRQEKAEAEKFKKEKQMLEENTVKRISELENALNNATDQVEKATSKFCRLELENSTLKEELSAAKRMAIESVARNQEAIEREQKALKRAQVWEGLRSALQAELETGKKKVAQLQQDLGKAKNVHHQIEARWKREKIEKEKILAQADSIRKEREQREALTKLEEDGIKLSAEYDMQEYMEDIRKVESKLSELKLKSDSSRIAALRRGAAGSFGGSPSDRKRGLATKGNQNATSSKKVRNSPDLRQDRECVMCLSEEMSVVFLPCAHQVVCANCNELHKKQGMKDCPSCRTPIQRRINVQHAHP; the protein is encoded by the exons ATGGTCAACAGTGGTAACCGGAAAGGCCGAGGGGCATCCTTAGGAACAGGAAGTAAGAACAAGAGAAAATTAGCTGACCCTTCTCCAGAGAATGCAACTAAACCCGGTTCGCCCCTAACTGTAACCTCTCAGAGTGAATTACCTTCGGAGGAATGCCAAAAATTGAGTGACAATGAGTCGGCGGAGGCTGGGGTGGTTCAGCCCAAAGAAGAAGTGGAAGTGGGAGATTTTGAGTGTGCAGATTGGGATGACCCAATTGTGTGCCAGCTTGAAGAACTATTGCTGTCTTATTTGCAAGCAATTTTCCGGAGTGCAATTAAGCAGGTAGCTGAACATGGGTACAGTGAGGAGGTTGCTGAAAGGGCTGTTTCGAGAGGTGGCCTTTACATTGGCGGTAAAGACCCTCTAGAAAATATTGTTAGTGATACTCTGGAGTTTCTTAAGACAGAGAAAGATATTGATGCTTCAAATGATCAGTTTGTTAATTTGCAGCACCTGGTGGAATACACAATGCTAGAAATGATCAGTGTGGTTAGGGAGGTCAGGCCATTGTTATCAGTTGCGGAAGCAATGTGGTGGCTGCTGATATGTGACTTGAACATTTTGCTAGCCTGTACATCGGAAGGAGATCCATTTAGTGCTCTTGGTTTTGAAGAATCCTCTGATTCTTCTTCTCCCCAATTAAGCTTAAAGGCAGACGAAGCAAATTCCTCAAAGCCACCACCTGCCCATGCTCAAAAGAATCCTCCTGAAACACTCAAATTTGGAAGTTTCCGTAAACATTCTCATGCACCCGAAGAG ACATCTACCTCTGAAGAAAAGTCAGGAGCTCTAAAGGGGCGCACCAAGAAAGAATTAGCAGCACTTCGGAAGAAGTCCTACCATATGGATCGAAATTACAGCGCTTATGGGAAAAGAGGAGGCTTCAAATCGGGGAAAGTCACAATTGGTGGTTTTGTTCTGGAGAAGAGGCTAAAGCCTCCTTCTGAAATTCCCGGAGAACAAGCAACAGTTGCATCCTCAAAGTCAAGTGCCAAAGCTGGAGCCACCATTCCTTCTTCTGATGGAAGACATCATGCTTCAACCAAGATTTCATCTGCTTCGCTAGCAACAGGTGGCACAGTAACATTACCTATATCTTACTTGCAACCCGCAGATCCCAAGCTTTCCCAGAAGTCTTGTTTGGAAAAGAAATCTGGACCTAAGGCTAAGACCCCGGCATCCCCCAAGAATCATGATTGCTGTGCTGGCTTGCCATGTGATGACAAGTCTCTAGGAAAGGATATCCCAAGAGATGAGATTGATGAGCTGTTTTTGAAGGCAGTTCCTCAGCTGAAGGATCTTGTTCCTCTTGATTACTGTGCTGGCATCCCATATGATAAGTCCCTAGGAAAGTATGTCGTGCAAGATGAAAAGGATGAGCTGATTTTGAATCTAGTTCCTCGGCTGGAGGAGCTGCAAAATAAACTAGAAAGCTGGACTAATTGGGCCAATGAGAAGGTCATGCAGGTTTCGCATAGGCTTGGTAAGGAACGACCGGAACTTAAAATACTGAGGCAAGAGAAGGCAGAAGCAGAGAAATTTAAAAAGGAGAAACAAATGTTGGAGGAGAACACGGTGAAGAGAATCTCTGAGTTGGAGAATGCATTAAATAATGCAACTGACCAGGTTGAGAAAGCTACCTCTAAATTCTGTAGGCTTGAGTTGGAGAATTCCACTCTGAAAGAGGAATTGAGTGCTGCCAAAAGAATGGCTATAGAGTCGGTTGCACGTAACCAGGAAGCAATAGAGAGGGAGCAGAAAGCACTGAAAAGGGCCCAGGTATGGGAGGGGCTGAGGAGCGCATTGCAGGCAGAGCTTGAGACAGGAAAGAAGAAGGTGGCTCAACTGCAACAGGATTTAGGCAAGGCAAAAAATGTCCATCATCAAATCGAG GCTAGATGGAAAAGGGAGAAGAtagaaaaggagaaaatacTTGCGCAGGCTGACTCcataagaaaagaaagagaacaacGTGAAGCTTTGACAAAATTGGAGGAGGACGGGATCAAACTGAGCGCAGAATATGATATGCAGGAGTATATGGAAGACATTAGAAAAGTCGAGAGCAAGTTATCAGAACTTAAGTTGAAGTCCGACTCCTCAAGAATTGCAGCACTAAGAAGGGGAGCTGCCGGAAGCTTTGGAGGTTCCCCGTCGGACAGAAAAAGAGGGCTGGCAACAAAGGGAAATCAAAACGCTACAAGCTCCAAGAAGGTAAGGAATTCGCCGGATTTGAGACAGGACCGCGAGTGTGTGATGTGCCTATCTGAGGAGATGTCAGTGGTGTTCCTTCCGTGTGCACATCAGGTTGTTTGTGCAAATTGCAATGAGCTTCACAAGAAACAAGGAATGAAGGATTGCCCTTCTTGTAGGACCCCGATACAGCGGAGGATCAATGTGCAGCATGCTCATCCTTAG
- the LOC126590153 gene encoding putative E3 ubiquitin-protein ligase RF298 isoform X1 — translation MVNSGNRKGRGASLGTGSKNKRKLADPSPENATKPGSPLTVTSQSELPSEECQKLSDNESAEAGVVQPKEEVEVGDFECADWDDPIVCQLEELLLSYLQAIFRSAIKQVAEHGYSEEVAERAVSRGGLYIGGKDPLENIVSDTLEFLKTEKDIDASNDQFVNLQHLVEYTMLEMISVVREVRPLLSVAEAMWWLLICDLNILLACTSEGDPFSALGFEESSDSSSPQLSLKADEANSSKPPPAHAQKNPPETLKFGSFRKHSHAPEEVTSEKDSLSSMLDSLEKCLGFTGENVQSKSQTSTSEEKSGALKGRTKKELAALRKKSYHMDRNYSAYGKRGGFKSGKVTIGGFVLEKRLKPPSEIPGEQATVASSKSSAKAGATIPSSDGRHHASTKISSASLATGGTVTLPISYLQPADPKLSQKSCLEKKSGPKAKTPASPKNHDCCAGLPCDDKSLGKDIPRDEIDELFLKAVPQLKDLVPLDYCAGIPYDKSLGKYVVQDEKDELILNLVPRLEELQNKLESWTNWANEKVMQVSHRLGKERPELKILRQEKAEAEKFKKEKQMLEENTVKRISELENALNNATDQVEKATSKFCRLELENSTLKEELSAAKRMAIESVARNQEAIEREQKALKRAQVWEGLRSALQAELETGKKKVAQLQQDLGKAKNVHHQIEARWKREKIEKEKILAQADSIRKEREQREALTKLEEDGIKLSAEYDMQEYMEDIRKVESKLSELKLKSDSSRIAALRRGAAGSFGGSPSDRKRGLATKGNQNATSSKKVRNSPDLRQDRECVMCLSEEMSVVFLPCAHQVVCANCNELHKKQGMKDCPSCRTPIQRRINVQHAHP, via the exons ATGGTCAACAGTGGTAACCGGAAAGGCCGAGGGGCATCCTTAGGAACAGGAAGTAAGAACAAGAGAAAATTAGCTGACCCTTCTCCAGAGAATGCAACTAAACCCGGTTCGCCCCTAACTGTAACCTCTCAGAGTGAATTACCTTCGGAGGAATGCCAAAAATTGAGTGACAATGAGTCGGCGGAGGCTGGGGTGGTTCAGCCCAAAGAAGAAGTGGAAGTGGGAGATTTTGAGTGTGCAGATTGGGATGACCCAATTGTGTGCCAGCTTGAAGAACTATTGCTGTCTTATTTGCAAGCAATTTTCCGGAGTGCAATTAAGCAGGTAGCTGAACATGGGTACAGTGAGGAGGTTGCTGAAAGGGCTGTTTCGAGAGGTGGCCTTTACATTGGCGGTAAAGACCCTCTAGAAAATATTGTTAGTGATACTCTGGAGTTTCTTAAGACAGAGAAAGATATTGATGCTTCAAATGATCAGTTTGTTAATTTGCAGCACCTGGTGGAATACACAATGCTAGAAATGATCAGTGTGGTTAGGGAGGTCAGGCCATTGTTATCAGTTGCGGAAGCAATGTGGTGGCTGCTGATATGTGACTTGAACATTTTGCTAGCCTGTACATCGGAAGGAGATCCATTTAGTGCTCTTGGTTTTGAAGAATCCTCTGATTCTTCTTCTCCCCAATTAAGCTTAAAGGCAGACGAAGCAAATTCCTCAAAGCCACCACCTGCCCATGCTCAAAAGAATCCTCCTGAAACACTCAAATTTGGAAGTTTCCGTAAACATTCTCATGCACCCGAAGAGGTAACTTCTGAGAAAGATAGTTTGTCATCTATGCTAGATAGTCTGGAAAAATGCTTAGGATTCACTGGTGAAAATGTCCAATCAAAATCTCAGACATCTACCTCTGAAGAAAAGTCAGGAGCTCTAAAGGGGCGCACCAAGAAAGAATTAGCAGCACTTCGGAAGAAGTCCTACCATATGGATCGAAATTACAGCGCTTATGGGAAAAGAGGAGGCTTCAAATCGGGGAAAGTCACAATTGGTGGTTTTGTTCTGGAGAAGAGGCTAAAGCCTCCTTCTGAAATTCCCGGAGAACAAGCAACAGTTGCATCCTCAAAGTCAAGTGCCAAAGCTGGAGCCACCATTCCTTCTTCTGATGGAAGACATCATGCTTCAACCAAGATTTCATCTGCTTCGCTAGCAACAGGTGGCACAGTAACATTACCTATATCTTACTTGCAACCCGCAGATCCCAAGCTTTCCCAGAAGTCTTGTTTGGAAAAGAAATCTGGACCTAAGGCTAAGACCCCGGCATCCCCCAAGAATCATGATTGCTGTGCTGGCTTGCCATGTGATGACAAGTCTCTAGGAAAGGATATCCCAAGAGATGAGATTGATGAGCTGTTTTTGAAGGCAGTTCCTCAGCTGAAGGATCTTGTTCCTCTTGATTACTGTGCTGGCATCCCATATGATAAGTCCCTAGGAAAGTATGTCGTGCAAGATGAAAAGGATGAGCTGATTTTGAATCTAGTTCCTCGGCTGGAGGAGCTGCAAAATAAACTAGAAAGCTGGACTAATTGGGCCAATGAGAAGGTCATGCAGGTTTCGCATAGGCTTGGTAAGGAACGACCGGAACTTAAAATACTGAGGCAAGAGAAGGCAGAAGCAGAGAAATTTAAAAAGGAGAAACAAATGTTGGAGGAGAACACGGTGAAGAGAATCTCTGAGTTGGAGAATGCATTAAATAATGCAACTGACCAGGTTGAGAAAGCTACCTCTAAATTCTGTAGGCTTGAGTTGGAGAATTCCACTCTGAAAGAGGAATTGAGTGCTGCCAAAAGAATGGCTATAGAGTCGGTTGCACGTAACCAGGAAGCAATAGAGAGGGAGCAGAAAGCACTGAAAAGGGCCCAGGTATGGGAGGGGCTGAGGAGCGCATTGCAGGCAGAGCTTGAGACAGGAAAGAAGAAGGTGGCTCAACTGCAACAGGATTTAGGCAAGGCAAAAAATGTCCATCATCAAATCGAG GCTAGATGGAAAAGGGAGAAGAtagaaaaggagaaaatacTTGCGCAGGCTGACTCcataagaaaagaaagagaacaacGTGAAGCTTTGACAAAATTGGAGGAGGACGGGATCAAACTGAGCGCAGAATATGATATGCAGGAGTATATGGAAGACATTAGAAAAGTCGAGAGCAAGTTATCAGAACTTAAGTTGAAGTCCGACTCCTCAAGAATTGCAGCACTAAGAAGGGGAGCTGCCGGAAGCTTTGGAGGTTCCCCGTCGGACAGAAAAAGAGGGCTGGCAACAAAGGGAAATCAAAACGCTACAAGCTCCAAGAAGGTAAGGAATTCGCCGGATTTGAGACAGGACCGCGAGTGTGTGATGTGCCTATCTGAGGAGATGTCAGTGGTGTTCCTTCCGTGTGCACATCAGGTTGTTTGTGCAAATTGCAATGAGCTTCACAAGAAACAAGGAATGAAGGATTGCCCTTCTTGTAGGACCCCGATACAGCGGAGGATCAATGTGCAGCATGCTCATCCTTAG